In a single window of the Bacteroidales bacterium genome:
- a CDS encoding radical SAM protein has product MNKRRLRKAISRIRKLPKNKYFFKYISNKFRHFYYRVTKSNKVAYPSTIMLELTNRCNLACTTCPRVYAYGKQMDQGSIKIEQAKKIIDELWPYLDSIGLTGMGETFLYKDIEQIIDYIKLKNKGIIISVSTNAMLPDFLNIVSKLIGKIDTIQISTDGLNDIYEKIRINAKFETLDTNLRELVKLAKNSDTTLMMNMVVTKENYMQMAALVQYAEEIGIQYMDYTKFNLACVTDIDVSYYDFYKSEEFIHALEELEKIKETTKNVTVSNRSFYDKPSFKNCPFPWSHFYICWDGYITPCCAKPFPKEYNYGNVFETSVMDVLNNTKFIAWRKLWRENKAPEFCDKCHFII; this is encoded by the coding sequence ATGAATAAACGCAGATTAAGGAAGGCTATTTCTAGAATAAGAAAATTACCTAAAAACAAATATTTTTTTAAATATATTTCTAATAAATTCAGACATTTTTATTACCGAGTTACCAAATCCAACAAAGTTGCCTACCCTTCTACCATAATGCTCGAACTTACAAACAGATGTAATCTTGCATGCACCACTTGCCCCCGCGTTTATGCTTACGGCAAACAAATGGATCAGGGTTCAATAAAAATTGAACAGGCTAAAAAAATAATTGATGAGCTTTGGCCTTATTTAGATTCTATCGGCTTAACAGGTATGGGTGAAACTTTCTTATACAAAGATATAGAACAAATTATAGATTATATAAAATTGAAAAACAAAGGTATTATTATATCTGTTTCTACTAATGCAATGCTTCCCGATTTTCTAAATATAGTTTCTAAACTAATTGGGAAAATAGATACTATTCAAATTTCTACAGACGGATTAAATGATATTTACGAGAAGATCCGTATTAATGCAAAGTTTGAAACATTAGATACTAATCTTCGTGAACTTGTTAAACTTGCTAAGAATTCGGATACTACCTTAATGATGAATATGGTAGTAACAAAAGAAAATTATATGCAGATGGCAGCGCTTGTACAATATGCTGAGGAAATCGGCATACAATATATGGACTATACAAAATTTAATCTTGCATGTGTTACTGATATTGATGTTTCTTATTATGATTTTTATAAATCGGAAGAATTCATACATGCATTAGAGGAATTGGAAAAAATTAAAGAAACAACTAAAAACGTAACTGTCTCCAATAGAAGTTTCTACGACAAACCCTCATTTAAAAATTGTCCTTTCCCATGGAGTCACTTTTATATTTGTTGGGATGGATATATTACGCCCTGCTGCGCAAAGCCTTTTCCTAAAGAATATAACTACGGTAATGTTTTCGAAACGTCTGTTATGGATGTTTTAAATAATACGAAATTTATAGCATGGCGAAAACTATGGAGAGAAAATAAAGCTCCGGAATTCTGTGATAAATGTCATTTTATAATTTAA
- the nth gene encoding endonuclease III encodes MFVTDKIKFLIEYFTKNMPEPETELAYKDEYQLVVAVVLSAQCTDKRVNIITPPFFEKFPNFESLASASFEEVYQLIKSCTYPNNKSKNLIKLAQTVCNEYDGILPQTRDELEKLPGIGRKTANVVASVAFKEARFAVDTHVFRVANRLGIVNAKNPLETEKQLIKLFPEAVIPDAHHWLLLHGRYCCTARNPKCETCGISQICKSFEKK; translated from the coding sequence ATATTTGTGACGGATAAAATTAAATTCTTAATTGAGTACTTCACTAAAAATATGCCCGAGCCTGAAACGGAACTCGCATATAAAGATGAGTATCAGTTAGTCGTTGCGGTTGTGCTGTCTGCTCAATGCACCGACAAACGTGTTAATATTATTACTCCTCCATTTTTTGAAAAATTTCCGAATTTCGAATCTTTAGCCTCAGCTTCGTTTGAAGAAGTATATCAACTTATAAAATCTTGTACTTATCCGAATAATAAATCGAAGAATCTAATAAAACTTGCTCAAACTGTTTGTAATGAATACGATGGCATTTTGCCTCAAACTCGTGATGAGTTGGAAAAACTTCCGGGTATAGGCAGAAAAACGGCTAATGTTGTTGCTTCAGTAGCTTTTAAAGAAGCTCGTTTTGCTGTCGACACGCACGTATTTAGAGTTGCTAATAGATTAGGTATTGTAAATGCAAAAAATCCTCTGGAAACAGAAAAACAACTAATAAAATTATTTCCCGAAGCAGTTATTCCGGATGCACATCACTGGTTACTCCTTCACGGAAGATATTGTTGTACCGCAAGAAACCCAAAATGTGAGACTTGCGGAATCTCACAAATTTGTAAAAGTTTCGAGAAAAAATAG
- a CDS encoding ABC transporter permease, which produces MQSFLRKIRKLFKTNILNIIGLSVAFAAFIIIIIQVNYDFNYDKSYKDADRIYRLETRYTNPDAETFSPLICRPLGENIAQSFSEIEIGTCVTSWSDRAYFSKINDQSKPIAQNFVSVSPTFPYLFNLELVEGNFEDLSKPNHLIIPQSVAEFYFSGESIYGKELLSGYDKDLSNDNYNKIYTVAAVYKDPPKNSSLKNIIYVNIDNEYLDNNTEWSFSYYYKLNQGANPKLLGNEIENFIINNFYSNDKEVKGSARLNKLSDAYFSRDTQDGMEKGNLSVTISLLTIAILIVVIAIINFINFSMASVPLNIRRINTMKVIGSTNSALRIKQIIDVIFLSIFSYGIALLIFYIIAGTTFSSLISAELDFKSNWKILIISGFIAIITGILGGLYPAFYSTSFSPAVILKGSFGLSAKGRNLRSSLIAFQYVISITLLIVAMFIFVQNRYMKKHDLGFRTENVLTVRTSNTIAKQKDSFLDQLKTNPNILDITFSDGPIVSLGKMGWGQNYKGELINFNCFPVSTNFLDFFDIPIVEGRGFRESDNLKSNGTIIFNEVAKQQFNIEIDDKIAGHLDEENSADIVGIVKNFNFQPLQYKIQPIALYIFGTDPWRLQTYVYIKITGNDVNGSIDHIRKTLAEFDHNLTNANINFMDRGIDSLYQKEDNLAKLILIFCSLSVFISIIGILGLIFFETQFRKKEIGIRRVFGASIGEILSMLNKAYLKITLICFVISVPIAYFIIKEWLKNFAYRSPIPFWIWIVAVVAIFTLTSIIITLQSLRTAKANPVDSIKINS; this is translated from the coding sequence ATGCAATCATTCCTAAGAAAAATTAGAAAACTTTTTAAAACAAATATTTTAAATATCATCGGTTTATCCGTTGCATTTGCTGCTTTTATAATAATTATCATTCAGGTAAACTACGATTTCAATTATGATAAAAGTTATAAAGATGCCGACAGAATTTATCGTTTGGAAACAAGATATACTAATCCTGATGCAGAAACATTTAGCCCGCTAATATGCAGGCCTCTCGGAGAAAATATTGCACAATCTTTTTCGGAAATTGAGATTGGGACTTGTGTTACCAGTTGGAGTGATAGAGCATATTTTTCAAAAATCAATGATCAATCCAAACCAATCGCACAAAATTTTGTTTCTGTTTCCCCAACTTTTCCATATTTATTTAACCTTGAACTCGTTGAAGGAAATTTTGAAGATCTTTCCAAACCTAATCACTTGATAATTCCACAAAGTGTAGCTGAATTTTATTTTTCCGGGGAGTCTATTTACGGCAAAGAGTTATTATCAGGTTATGATAAAGATCTGTCAAACGATAATTATAACAAAATCTATACAGTTGCGGCAGTATATAAGGATCCTCCCAAAAATTCATCTCTGAAAAATATTATTTATGTAAATATAGATAATGAGTATTTGGATAATAACACTGAATGGAGCTTTAGCTATTATTACAAACTGAACCAAGGAGCTAATCCTAAGTTACTTGGAAATGAAATTGAGAATTTTATTATAAATAACTTTTACTCAAATGATAAAGAAGTAAAAGGTTCGGCAAGATTAAATAAATTATCTGATGCATATTTTTCACGGGATACTCAAGACGGAATGGAAAAAGGAAATCTATCCGTAACTATTTCTTTGCTTACAATTGCTATCCTAATCGTAGTAATTGCCATTATTAATTTCATTAATTTTTCAATGGCATCAGTACCTCTAAATATCCGTCGTATAAATACAATGAAAGTTATAGGAAGCACTAACTCTGCACTACGTATTAAACAGATTATCGATGTGATATTTCTATCCATTTTCTCATATGGAATTGCTTTATTGATTTTTTATATTATCGCAGGCACAACATTCTCATCATTGATTTCTGCTGAATTAGATTTCAAATCAAATTGGAAAATATTGATAATAAGCGGTTTCATAGCAATTATTACGGGCATTCTGGGCGGATTATATCCGGCATTCTACAGCACTTCTTTTTCTCCGGCAGTAATATTAAAAGGTTCTTTCGGATTATCTGCAAAAGGAAGAAATCTGCGTTCGTCATTAATTGCCTTTCAATATGTTATTTCCATAACTTTACTAATTGTTGCCATGTTCATATTTGTCCAGAACAGATATATGAAAAAGCATGATCTTGGTTTCAGAACAGAAAATGTTTTAACAGTACGAACATCCAATACCATTGCTAAACAGAAGGATAGTTTTCTTGATCAACTAAAAACAAATCCTAATATACTTGATATTACTTTTTCCGACGGACCAATAGTATCTTTAGGTAAGATGGGTTGGGGACAAAATTATAAAGGGGAACTAATTAATTTCAACTGTTTTCCTGTCTCAACAAATTTTCTGGATTTTTTTGATATTCCGATAGTTGAAGGCAGAGGATTCCGGGAAAGTGATAATTTGAAATCCAACGGAACAATAATATTCAATGAAGTTGCTAAACAACAATTTAATATTGAAATAGACGATAAAATTGCCGGACATCTTGATGAAGAAAATTCTGCAGATATTGTGGGAATAGTTAAAAATTTCAACTTTCAACCATTGCAATATAAAATTCAACCGATTGCCTTATATATTTTCGGAACCGACCCGTGGAGATTACAGACTTATGTATATATCAAAATAACCGGAAATGATGTAAATGGTTCAATTGATCATATCAGAAAGACATTAGCCGAATTTGATCATAATTTAACCAATGCCAATATTAATTTCATGGACAGAGGTATCGATTCATTATATCAAAAAGAAGATAATCTCGCTAAATTGATTTTGATATTCTGCTCTTTATCAGTTTTTATTTCGATAATCGGTATTTTAGGATTAATATTTTTTGAAACACAATTCAGAAAAAAGGAAATCGGAATCAGACGAGTTTTCGGTGCATCTATTGGGGAAATACTATCAATGCTTAACAAAGCCTATTTGAAAATAACATTAATTTGTTTTGTAATCTCCGTTCCGATAGCTTATTTCATAATCAAAGAATGGTTAAAGAATTTCGCATATCGCTCTCCTATTCCGTTTTGGATCTGGATAGTTGCAGTTGTGGCAATCTTTACATTAACTTCGATAATAATTACTTTACAAAGCTTGCGAACAGCAAAAGCAAATCCGGTGGATTCTATTAAAATTAACAGTTGA
- the recA gene encoding recombinase RecA, which produces MDNNSEKLKALQLTLDRIEKAYGKGTVMKLGDTEIESVPVIPSGSLGLDIALGVKGYPKGRIIEIYGPEASGKTTLALHAIAQSQKNGGLAAFIDAEHAFDRFYAQKLGVDIENLLVSQPDCGEQALEIADALIRSGSIDIIVIDSVAALTPKSEIEGEMGENKIGLQARLMSQALRKLTATISKTGSCCIFINQLREKIGVLFGSPETTTGGNALKFYSSIRLDIRRISQIKDGEEAIGNRVKVKVVKNKVAPPFKVAEFDILFGKGISRIGELLDIAVNLNVVKKSGSWYSYGDTKLGQGRDAVVQILTDNPELAAEIESKVLQ; this is translated from the coding sequence ATGGATAATAATTCAGAAAAATTAAAAGCTTTACAACTTACCCTTGACAGAATTGAGAAAGCTTACGGTAAAGGTACCGTGATGAAATTGGGTGATACAGAAATAGAAAGTGTTCCGGTGATTCCTTCTGGTTCATTAGGACTTGACATTGCACTTGGGGTAAAAGGATATCCGAAAGGCAGGATAATAGAAATTTATGGTCCGGAAGCATCTGGAAAGACCACTCTCGCTTTGCATGCTATCGCACAATCTCAGAAAAACGGCGGATTAGCTGCTTTCATTGATGCTGAACATGCTTTCGACAGATTTTATGCTCAGAAATTAGGCGTAGATATTGAAAATCTTCTGGTTTCACAACCCGATTGCGGAGAACAAGCACTTGAAATTGCCGATGCACTTATAAGATCCGGCTCTATTGATATCATAGTAATTGACTCTGTAGCAGCACTTACACCAAAAAGTGAAATTGAAGGTGAAATGGGCGAAAACAAAATCGGTTTACAAGCACGACTTATGTCGCAAGCACTTAGGAAATTAACCGCAACTATTTCAAAAACAGGTTCATGTTGCATCTTCATAAACCAATTACGCGAAAAAATCGGAGTTCTATTTGGTAGCCCTGAAACAACAACCGGCGGTAACGCTCTTAAATTCTACTCTTCAATACGTCTTGACATACGCAGGATTTCTCAAATCAAAGATGGTGAAGAAGCTATAGGAAACCGCGTAAAGGTTAAAGTTGTAAAAAACAAAGTTGCACCTCCTTTTAAAGTTGCCGAATTCGACATTCTTTTTGGAAAGGGTATTTCCAGAATAGGTGAACTTCTTGATATTGCAGTAAACTTAAATGTTGTAAAGAAAAGCGGTTCGTGGTATAGTTACGGTGATACGAAACTTGGCCAGGGTAGAGATGCAGTAGTACAGATTCTTACTGATAATCCGGAACTTGCCGCTGAAATTGAATCTAAAGTATTACAATAA
- a CDS encoding tetratricopeptide repeat protein: protein MKKLSYIILILLIAFGACKNNNPIKTNNTENQEVKIPCNDLPLLDSLILVDSLNGDLYSCRAEIYFDKGRYPEALYDINSALMLKGQNIPDLLMLSDIYYMLGNFQYARTAIAEAEKIDSEDYTVYYAYGKHNFRTGNFELAKGYLAKSIQKHPLNPQSYFVLGQIAALEEDTARAITYFQNAIQADYEFNPAYLQLAVLNIEQNPELVPQYLQNAISVKEDNPHAYFLLGVYYQENEEYDKAKDCFLNSYIYDKKNKMTCFNLGYIYLTELMYFDSAAFWFEKTLALDPDFKEAQHNYNYSLELMKEDI, encoded by the coding sequence ATGAAGAAACTTTCATATATCATCTTAATATTATTAATTGCATTCGGTGCTTGTAAGAATAATAATCCGATTAAAACAAATAATACGGAGAATCAAGAAGTAAAAATCCCATGTAATGATTTACCGCTTCTTGATTCTTTGATACTTGTTGATTCTTTAAATGGAGATTTGTATTCTTGCCGCGCAGAAATCTATTTCGATAAAGGAAGATATCCAGAAGCATTATATGACATTAACAGTGCATTAATGTTAAAAGGACAAAATATTCCTGATTTATTAATGCTTTCCGATATATATTATATGCTTGGGAATTTTCAATATGCACGAACAGCCATTGCTGAAGCGGAAAAAATTGACAGTGAAGATTATACCGTATATTATGCCTATGGCAAACATAATTTCAGAACAGGAAATTTTGAATTAGCTAAAGGATATCTCGCTAAATCTATTCAAAAACATCCGTTAAATCCTCAATCTTATTTTGTATTAGGACAAATTGCCGCTTTGGAAGAAGATACTGCAAGAGCCATTACGTATTTTCAAAACGCTATCCAAGCAGATTACGAATTTAATCCGGCTTATTTACAGCTTGCGGTACTTAACATCGAACAGAATCCAGAACTTGTACCTCAATATCTTCAAAATGCTATAAGCGTAAAGGAAGACAATCCACATGCGTATTTTCTGCTTGGTGTTTATTATCAGGAAAATGAAGAATACGACAAAGCAAAAGATTGTTTCCTCAATTCATATATTTATGATAAGAAAAATAAGATGACATGCTTTAATTTAGGCTATATTTATTTAACGGAACTTATGTATTTTGATTCTGCAGCATTTTGGTTTGAAAAGACTTTAGCTCTCGATCCTGATTTTAAGGAGGCTCAACACAATTATAATTACAGTTTGGAACTTATGAAAGAAGATATTTAA
- a CDS encoding sigma-54 dependent transcriptional regulator produces the protein MTQAKILIIDDEASIRRTIKEILEYEDYSVEIAEDGIEGIELVRNNHFDLILCDIKMPGMDGMEFLNSAIQITDTPIVMISGHGTIETAVEAIKLGAYDYIAKPLDLNRLLITVKNALDRTSLLNETKILKQKISVKHQIIGESKEILGILSLIDKVADTDARVLITGENGTGKELVAQQLHEKSSRYKFPFIEVNCAAIPSELIESQLFGHEKGSFTSAIKTRKGDFELADGGTLFLDEIGDMSLSAQAKVLRVLQENKITRVGGEKEIPVNVRIIAATNKNLRAEIEKGNFREDLYHRISVILIHVPPLRNRVDDIPLLAQYFLDEISARMGKLPLEFTDEALEKLKSIYWRGNVRELRNVVERLIILCENKITAEDIDRFATPYV, from the coding sequence ATGACCCAGGCTAAAATATTAATTATTGACGATGAGGCAAGTATCCGAAGAACAATTAAGGAAATTCTTGAATATGAAGATTATTCGGTTGAAATTGCAGAAGATGGTATTGAGGGAATCGAACTTGTAAGGAATAATCATTTCGATTTAATTCTTTGTGATATTAAAATGCCCGGCATGGACGGAATGGAGTTTCTAAATTCGGCAATACAAATTACCGACACTCCAATTGTCATGATTTCCGGTCACGGAACAATAGAAACTGCTGTAGAAGCAATTAAACTAGGTGCGTATGACTATATTGCAAAACCACTTGATTTAAACAGGTTGCTAATTACCGTTAAGAATGCTTTGGATAGAACATCGCTTTTAAACGAAACGAAAATTTTAAAACAAAAAATTTCAGTAAAACATCAAATTATCGGTGAATCTAAGGAAATATTAGGAATATTGAGTTTGATAGATAAAGTGGCCGATACGGATGCACGCGTGTTAATAACCGGCGAAAACGGTACCGGTAAGGAACTTGTTGCTCAACAGTTGCATGAAAAAAGTTCAAGATATAAATTTCCCTTTATAGAAGTCAATTGTGCTGCAATTCCTTCCGAATTGATTGAAAGTCAATTGTTCGGGCATGAGAAAGGCTCATTTACATCGGCAATAAAAACTCGTAAAGGCGATTTCGAATTAGCTGACGGCGGAACTTTATTTCTTGATGAGATTGGTGATATGAGCTTATCCGCACAAGCTAAGGTATTAAGAGTTTTGCAGGAAAATAAAATTACGCGTGTTGGCGGGGAAAAAGAAATACCTGTTAATGTTAGAATTATTGCCGCTACCAATAAAAACTTACGTGCTGAGATTGAAAAAGGTAATTTCAGAGAAGATTTATATCATAGAATATCTGTAATTCTTATTCATGTTCCGCCATTAAGAAATAGAGTAGATGATATTCCGTTACTTGCTCAATATTTTTTGGATGAAATAAGCGCCAGAATGGGTAAGCTGCCATTAGAGTTTACAGATGAAGCATTGGAAAAATTAAAATCGATTTACTGGCGCGGTAATGTCAGAGAATTAAGAAATGTTGTTGAGAGATTAATTATACTTTGCGAAAATAAAATTACGGCAGAAGATATTGATAGGTTTGCAACGCCTTATGTATAA
- a CDS encoding ComEC/Rec2 family competence protein: protein MKYFSLPKILVVVIIGVLIARKIIVDTNTAIIISCGFIVFIIIGSILFNKHFYKYRLLHVIVILPCLLAGLTLQVTNNSIFYNYETTEFQKSTLLKVTSTPKLKGKNYRFKCKIINHKNIPNAFVYIRNNEIEVLPKRYDIIQTNKKINLIENSETSTFDFKKYCINNNIAYSIYINNSDINLVDLNNRKTHLFFEKIQESLANRLMYYLQDSIYYSIAAALILGYDQLTHETRSTFSATGAIHVLCVSGLHVSTIFMLITFFLKPLNNLYFRRYITPIITLILLWVYAAITGFSPSVARASFMLSFILIGRLINRDVITINALCGAAIIMIISNPNIIYNVGFQLSFGAVFGIIFFNNEINNRLLKINELTKKIRYFPTKLLEKILGLISVSISVQMLLAPALLYYFKIFPNYFLFANMAAIPLATIILYLGIFLLIISPIEFLASIVGKALYFIIKLLLSSINFIHNIPFSTCEISGLKISQVLLCLIFIFIFINLLRFGLSAKKIIYSLIVIIIFIVSLIIQ from the coding sequence ATGAAATATTTTTCTTTACCGAAGATATTGGTCGTTGTAATAATTGGAGTTTTGATTGCAAGAAAAATTATTGTGGACACAAATACTGCTATAATTATTTCATGCGGGTTTATTGTTTTTATTATAATCGGAAGTATTTTATTTAACAAACACTTCTATAAATATAGACTATTGCATGTAATTGTAATACTTCCTTGTCTTTTAGCTGGCTTAACATTGCAGGTTACAAACAATAGTATTTTCTACAATTATGAAACAACCGAATTTCAAAAAAGCACATTATTGAAAGTTACTTCAACACCTAAATTAAAAGGGAAAAATTATCGATTTAAATGTAAAATTATCAATCATAAAAATATTCCGAATGCTTTTGTATATATCAGAAATAATGAAATTGAAGTTTTACCTAAAAGATATGATATAATTCAAACAAACAAAAAGATAAATCTTATTGAGAATAGTGAAACGAGTACTTTCGATTTCAAAAAATACTGCATTAACAACAATATTGCATATTCGATTTATATAAACAATTCGGATATAAATTTAGTTGATTTGAATAATAGGAAAACTCATTTATTTTTTGAAAAGATTCAAGAAAGTTTGGCAAATAGATTAATGTATTATTTACAGGATAGCATTTACTATTCCATTGCTGCCGCCTTAATTTTGGGATATGATCAATTGACACATGAAACTCGAAGTACTTTTTCCGCAACTGGTGCTATTCATGTTTTATGTGTTTCCGGTTTACATGTTTCAACTATTTTCATGCTGATTACTTTTTTCCTAAAACCATTAAACAATTTATATTTCAGAAGATATATAACTCCAATCATAACACTAATTCTTTTATGGGTATATGCCGCAATAACCGGATTTTCACCATCAGTTGCACGAGCATCATTTATGCTTAGTTTTATTTTAATAGGAAGGCTGATAAACAGAGATGTTATTACAATAAACGCATTATGCGGCGCTGCAATAATAATGATAATATCGAATCCCAATATTATTTACAATGTTGGATTTCAGTTGTCTTTCGGAGCGGTTTTTGGAATTATATTCTTCAATAATGAAATAAATAACAGGCTATTAAAAATTAATGAACTGACAAAGAAGATAAGATATTTTCCGACCAAACTATTAGAAAAAATATTGGGATTAATTTCAGTTTCAATATCAGTTCAAATGTTATTAGCTCCTGCATTACTGTATTATTTTAAGATTTTTCCTAATTATTTTTTATTTGCCAATATGGCAGCAATTCCATTAGCAACTATTATTCTTTATTTAGGAATATTTTTATTGATTATTTCACCAATAGAGTTTTTAGCATCCATTGTCGGTAAAGCATTATATTTCATTATAAAACTGTTACTATCAAGCATTAACTTCATTCATAATATTCCATTTTCAACATGTGAGATATCCGGATTAAAAATCAGCCAGGTATTACTATGCCTAATCTTTATCTTCATCTTTATTAATTTATTAAGATTCGGGTTATCAGCGAAAAAAATTATATACAGCTTGATAGTTATTATTATATTTATAGTTAGTTTGATAATTCAATAA
- the msrA gene encoding peptide-methionine (S)-S-oxide reductase MsrA has translation MKAYFASGCFWGTEYHFSKAKGVIETTVGYMGGYTENPTYKDVCSGATGHIETIEVVYDPEQTTYEELLKLYFETHNFEQEGGQGPDIGEQYISVIFYINNTQKELAAEYIQILQKMGYSPATELRPVGRFYPAEDYHQDYYEKSNSSPYCHIYRKIFK, from the coding sequence ATGAAAGCATATTTTGCATCTGGCTGCTTTTGGGGCACCGAATATCATTTTTCAAAAGCAAAAGGGGTTATTGAAACCACTGTTGGATATATGGGCGGATATACTGAAAATCCGACATATAAAGATGTTTGCTCCGGAGCAACAGGACATATTGAAACAATTGAAGTTGTATATGACCCCGAACAAACTACATACGAAGAACTTTTAAAACTTTATTTCGAAACTCATAATTTTGAACAAGAAGGCGGGCAGGGTCCGGATATCGGGGAACAATATATTTCCGTTATTTTTTATATCAATAATACTCAAAAAGAATTAGCTGCAGAATATATTCAAATTTTACAAAAGATGGGATATTCTCCGGCAACGGAATTGAGACCTGTCGGCAGGTTTTATCCGGCAGAAGATTATCATCAAGATTATTATGAAAAGAGTAATAGTAGTCCATATTGTCATATTTATAGGAAAATTTTTAAATAG
- a CDS encoding sigma-70 family RNA polymerase sigma factor — protein MYSMEILVNRYKGKVYSYILMIVKDDVLADDIFQETFIKAIQTLRSGVYKEEGKFIQWINRIAHNLIIDNYRKEKRLGTTGTIDVDKLAGVNDFLVDSIEDSLIRRQHEEQLVKLLDLLPEEQKEVVKLRHYCDLSFKDIAALTDVSINTALGRMRYAIINLRKIIEEQNITLMER, from the coding sequence ATGTATAGCATGGAAATTTTAGTTAATAGGTATAAGGGAAAAGTTTACTCTTACATACTAATGATTGTTAAAGATGACGTACTTGCTGACGACATTTTTCAAGAAACTTTTATTAAGGCCATCCAAACTCTTCGCTCTGGTGTATATAAAGAAGAAGGAAAGTTTATCCAATGGATAAATCGGATTGCACATAATCTTATTATTGATAATTATAGAAAAGAGAAACGTTTAGGTACTACCGGAACAATAGATGTGGATAAATTGGCTGGGGTCAATGATTTCTTGGTAGATTCTATTGAAGACTCTCTTATTAGACGTCAACATGAAGAACAACTTGTTAAACTTCTTGATCTTCTACCGGAAGAACAAAAAGAAGTTGTAAAGTTACGCCATTACTGTGATCTCAGTTTTAAAGATATTGCCGCTCTTACTGATGTTAGTATTAATACAGCCTTAGGAAGAATGAGATACGCCATCATTAATCTCAGAAAGATTATTGAGGAGCAGAATATTACGTTGATGGAACGATAA